The Nitrosomonas sp. PY1 genomic sequence CGCAATCTCAATATCGTTTGATCGTGTAATACTATATCAAAGTGATCGTGCTTTTCCGGCAAATCAATAGAAGCATTTCTTTTGCCTTGTAATATCCGCAAACTTCCCGACATTCCCAAATGAATCAGTAATGTTCCTATACGACAGTCGAACAGCAAAAATTTTGCCCGCCTTGAAATGTTTTGAATGATCATCCCAGGTAATATCAACGGAAGATTATCAGGTATCGGCCAGCGCAATCGCGGATTTCTTATAACAATCTGCTCGATAGAACGCCCTTCCAAATAAGGTGCAATACCTAACCGAGTAACCTCAACTTCGGGAAGCTCTGGCATATGTTTCGATCACGCTAAAATTTGGAACTTAATAAATGAACAAACTACTACCCTATACACAAAAAATTTAAGTAGTTTATAGATACTAGAACAAAAACTCATATATTGAGAAAAAATACAAAGTTCCTGCATACTTTTAATGCTCTTCTATCATTCTAAAAACGAATATTTGTCAATTCTAATAAACAAAATCAATTTGTTATAAAATATTACTGTATTGGAAGATTGTAAAAAACCAATCAATATTCCCTCTGTTGTTTTGCGTATACTATTCTTCACCTTATCGAATAAAAAAATTTGGCTAGTTTCCAAATCGACACAAACAACCAAATTCGTTGCAATTTAGCAACACCCCACCTAAGAAAAACAACAAATTATCGTATAATTGAACAATGAAAAGCACGAAGTAGTACAATCAGGCTGACACTAAAATACTCAATGCAGCTCTCATACACGTTAATAGTAATTTTAGAATCGTATTTTTATTTTAAAGGACAACAGCATGAAGAAAATGTCTATCCCAAAAACACTCATTGGAATGACTTTCATACCAATGTTACTTTCCGGAGCCATTGTAGCGCAAGCTGCCATGCAATCGGGTGTCGACCAAGATCCTTCCTTAAACAAAATCGACGCATATGCGGTTGATGATCGCGGCATAGTCACCAGAAATACAACTGGTTTGTGCTGGCGAACTGGCTATTGGACACCTGCCATAGCCATTCCAGAATGCGATCCCGAGCTATTCAAAAAACCTGAGGTTGCGGTAGCTCCACCACCGCCTGTATCTAAAAAAGTTACTTTCTCGGCGGATGCTTTGTTTGATTTTGATAAAGACACCTTAAAGCCAAATGGAATTCGTTCATTGGATGAGTTTATAAGTGGGATTCACACAGTCAGATATGAGCGCATACATGTAGAAGGCCACGCGGATCGTATTGGTTCTGATGAATATAATCATCGACTTTCTCACAGACGTGCTGATGCAGTAAAAGCATATCTGGTATCGAAAGGAGTTGATCCAGCAAAAATTACAGTTGAGGGCAAAGGGGAAGCCAACCCAGTAACCGGTCATACTTGTGACGGCATTAGAAATAGCAAAGAGCTAAAACAATGTCTTGCACCTGATCGTCGGGTTGATATTGATACAACAGGAATACAGCAACAGTAGTTTTTTTATAAAAAACCCTCTGCTTCGGCAGGGGGTTTTTTATTTAATGCGTTTCTTTCTACATACGACGTGAATGCATCCCCTAAGATACTTAGAGACCTCGTATAAAATCAAATCGCTTGTCGATTCCAGGATCAAAAAATATGAATCATTACGATGGAGACAGAACTAACGCTGATCCACTCGAACTAGAGAAATTTAGTCAATTAGCTCATCGCTGGTGGGATCCAAATAGTGAATTCAAACCACTGCATGAGATCAATCCACTTCGCCTCAATTATATTGATGAATTAGCCGGGCTCTTCGAAAAAAAGGTTCTTGATGTAGGTTGCGGTGGTGGCATCTTATCAGAAGGCATGGCATCCAAAGGCGCTCACGTTACCGGTATCGATCTCGGCGAGAAAACACTTAAAGTTGCGAAGCTTCACTTACTTGAAAGTAAATATCGAATTGACTATCGCAAGGTCGCTGTTGAATCTTTAGCAAAAGAACAACCGCATCAATTCGATGTAGTGACCTGTATGGAAATGCTTGAACATGTACCAGATTCAATGAGCGTAATTCGTGCCTGTGCTGAGCTTGTCAAACCAGGTGGTTGGGTATTCTTTTCAACGATCAACCGCAATCCAAAATCCTACCTGTTTGCCATCATTGGTGCAGAGTATCTGCTAAAACTACTGCCACGTGGCACGCACGATTACGCAAAATTTATCAAACCTTCCGAACTTGCGCGCATGGCACGTAATGCAAACTTAACTGATGCAAAGCTAATCGGCATGACCTATAATCCAATCAGCAAAACCTATGCGCTAGAAAATGATACCGATGTTAACTACATCATGGCTTATCGCGGCTAGTTTCAAGTCTCACCACAATACTTCGTCACAATGATCAAGGCTGTTTTGTTTGATTTTGATGGAACTCTGGCCGATACAGCCCCAGACCTTGGTTATGCACTGAATCAACAGCGTATCATACGCGGATTACCTGAATTAGCCATTGAACAAATTCGTCCAATTGCATCGGCCGGATCACGTGGACTTCTTGAGCTCGGCTTTAACATTAAACCCGGTCACCATAATTACGAAGCCATGCGTGATGAATTTCTGGGTTTCTATACACGACGACTATGCCACGATACACGTCTATTTCCCGGTGTCAGTGAATTATTAGAGCAATTACGGCTCCGTAATCTTCCTTGGGGTATTGTCACCAACAAGCCAGCACGTTTTACTCGACCACTCTTAAAAATACTAGGACTCGACCAGCAAACTGCCTGTGTCATTTGCGGCGATGAAGTCAATCATACCAAACCGCATCCTGAATCCCTACTTAAAGCCAGTGAACATATAAACATCATCCCGGAAGAATGCCTTTACTTAGGAGACGACATACGAGATGTTCACGCCAGCCTAGCTGCGGGTATTCTTCCGATCGTTGCTCGCTATGGTTACTTAGGAGGGAAAGAACCGCCAGAAAAATGGGGCGCGAAATATTTGATCGACCACCCTCACGAATTACTTGCCTATTTATAGGTTTATATATTTATCAGCGCTTCGGTCAAATCTGCTAAAATGACAAGGAAGATTTGAACCTTTCAATCTCATCATTATCAAAACAAACGCCGGGGACGATCTGGTTTCGACGTGGGTTGCAAAGCAGCGCAGGGCATACCGAGGATCAGATTACCTCGTAAATCCATCTGAAAACAATAGTCGCAAACGACGAAAACTACGCTTTAGCCGCTTAATTCGGCTAGCCTCTGCACCGATGGGCCTCAACGCCGGGTCTGGCAACAGACAGCAGAGTCACTAACGAGGATCGCGTTCCGTAGGGTCACTTTACAGAACGTTAAACAATAGGTGACTCGCCTGTCATCAGCTTGCCAATTGGCGGTTGCCAGGTTAAAACAAATAATATGGCTAAGTATGTAGAACTGTCTGTAGAGGGCTTGCGGACGCGGGTTCGATTCCCGCCGTCTCCACCAAACACCGGTCTAACCCAGACCACTCAGGATCGACTAAGACCAAGATAAAACAAGGTCTTAGTTCAAATCCATCAAACGCACCATCAGTCTCGGTAGGTCTGCATTGGCCTCAGTTGTGGCACAAAAATGACACAAAATTGCCACAAGTCGTTTTTTCCGATGAGCGCACTGTCGCTTACGGCACAGAAGATTGTCATCGCATGCGGCGGCACATTTTCACTGAACTTTATCCGATTACCGGGGATTTAGCGGTTCGCTATGTAAAAACTGCTGAACGTGAAAGTTTCGAACAAGCCAACTTTGAATTGCAAGATATTTACCATCAGCTACGCATTGCGGATTTAAACCTATGCGCTGACAGTGAAGAATTATTCAAAATGGCCATACGGCTCGCCAACAAATGCGACACAGCAAGACAGCGTACACTATCCCCTATCAATGCCTATGAAACATGTAGCCGCATAGTTGGTTTTTACCAAATCAAAGCGCCCTGCATCAAAGACGATAATCCGGAACCGGCTTTGAATAGAATGTGCAGTCCAGGCTGGTGGAACCGTCGCATCCACATATTGCGACTGCGCAAAATCGAGACTATCGCCCGCAATATCGAACTAGTCAACCGCTTGCGTGGCACCTATGCCAGCGACTATACCGTGCATGTTAAGCGCAAACAAAAGGAACGAAACCGTGAGTATCTAGCCACAAACTTCGTAAGCAACCAGAACGGCGAGATTTTTTCCCTGCAAAACCTAGCCGACCGTTCGGTATCCAATCCAGTCGTTCGTCGCACCGAATTAATGACACGCATCCGTGGTTTTGAAATGGTCGCGGAACACCTGGGACACGTCGGAGAATTCTATACGCTCACCACACCTTCCCGCATGCACGCCTGTTTGCATACCGGCAGGGCGAATCCAAACCATGACGGCACCACTGTATTGCAAGCGCATGAATACTTAGTCCACCTTTGGGCATTGATCCGCGCCGAACTCGATAGGCAAAATATTCACCCTTATGGTTTCCGTGTAGTCGAACCGCATCATGACGGCACACCGCATTGGCACCTGTTGCTGTTCATACCAGAAATGCACCGTGAAGCCACGCGCGCAATCATGCGTCATTATGCACTGATGGATAGCGGTAATGAACCGGGCGCACTGAAACGTCGCTTCGAAGCTGTACCCATCGATCCAGCGAAAGGCTCTGCTACTGGCTATATAGCCAAGTATATTTCCAAAAATATCGATGGTTATAAACTGGAACAAGATTTATATGGCAACCCTGCCGCCAGTGCCGCCGAACGCATTACAGCATGGGCCAATACCTGGGGTATTCGTCAGTTTCAGCAAATTGGTGGTCCGAGTGTCACGGTTTGGCGTCAGCTGAGAAAACTGGACAAAACCGAAGACCCCGAATTAGAAACTATCCGGAAATCAGCAACCGCCAGTGACTGGGCGGCCTTTATGTTGGCGATGGGCGATCCTGAGACTTCAC encodes the following:
- a CDS encoding replication endonuclease, coding for MPQVVFSDERTVAYGTEDCHRMRRHIFTELYPITGDLAVRYVKTAERESFEQANFELQDIYHQLRIADLNLCADSEELFKMAIRLANKCDTARQRTLSPINAYETCSRIVGFYQIKAPCIKDDNPEPALNRMCSPGWWNRRIHILRLRKIETIARNIELVNRLRGTYASDYTVHVKRKQKERNREYLATNFVSNQNGEIFSLQNLADRSVSNPVVRRTELMTRIRGFEMVAEHLGHVGEFYTLTTPSRMHACLHTGRANPNHDGTTVLQAHEYLVHLWALIRAELDRQNIHPYGFRVVEPHHDGTPHWHLLLFIPEMHREATRAIMRHYALMDSGNEPGALKRRFEAVPIDPAKGSATGYIAKYISKNIDGYKLEQDLYGNPAASAAERITAWANTWGIRQFQQIGGPSVTVWRQLRKLDKTEDPELETIRKSATASDWAAFMLAMGDPETSHRSHCIRPFYDESKRLNPLTGEIYSPATSRYGDAVPLRATGIVWKGKNYSTRKHVWMLLKVDSEDVTLRSEAQAERTSCHDAAVSLGLVSITVPPPFYDQKIIHEKPTQH
- a CDS encoding OmpA family protein, which produces MKKMSIPKTLIGMTFIPMLLSGAIVAQAAMQSGVDQDPSLNKIDAYAVDDRGIVTRNTTGLCWRTGYWTPAIAIPECDPELFKKPEVAVAPPPPVSKKVTFSADALFDFDKDTLKPNGIRSLDEFISGIHTVRYERIHVEGHADRIGSDEYNHRLSHRRADAVKAYLVSKGVDPAKITVEGKGEANPVTGHTCDGIRNSKELKQCLAPDRRVDIDTTGIQQQ
- a CDS encoding HAD family hydrolase, which translates into the protein MIKAVLFDFDGTLADTAPDLGYALNQQRIIRGLPELAIEQIRPIASAGSRGLLELGFNIKPGHHNYEAMRDEFLGFYTRRLCHDTRLFPGVSELLEQLRLRNLPWGIVTNKPARFTRPLLKILGLDQQTACVICGDEVNHTKPHPESLLKASEHINIIPEECLYLGDDIRDVHASLAAGILPIVARYGYLGGKEPPEKWGAKYLIDHPHELLAYL
- the ubiG gene encoding bifunctional 2-polyprenyl-6-hydroxyphenol methylase/3-demethylubiquinol 3-O-methyltransferase UbiG, whose translation is MNHYDGDRTNADPLELEKFSQLAHRWWDPNSEFKPLHEINPLRLNYIDELAGLFEKKVLDVGCGGGILSEGMASKGAHVTGIDLGEKTLKVAKLHLLESKYRIDYRKVAVESLAKEQPHQFDVVTCMEMLEHVPDSMSVIRACAELVKPGGWVFFSTINRNPKSYLFAIIGAEYLLKLLPRGTHDYAKFIKPSELARMARNANLTDAKLIGMTYNPISKTYALENDTDVNYIMAYRG